CGGGATGCCTGGGACTCAGAGGTACAAATAGACACCATGGAGTATTACCTCACGTtcgtcacattgaactgtttggtaatgtaaagtcatAACAGCAAACTAAAGCTAGATTTCAAATGATGCCCCCTCAAATATTGCAAACCTCATTTTGTAAGAAGTTTTAGGTAATAGGTTCTTGTTAGGAATCTCAATGTTGATGACAGGATTGTGTAACAAAATATGACATCTGAAGGACATCCCTCAGAGATAGAATGAGATTGACATTTTTaggtagctcaatatcacaaatttgcctcagtgggcattGTGACAGCCTGCAGTCTAGCAGACATTCTTTTGCCCGGCGGTGACAATACATTACAATCTCTATGTTTAATTTAGGCTGTAAGAAGTAGTTAGCAAGATAGTAGCTGTGCttagttaagtttttttttcttctgcaaaTTAGGGGGAAAAAACTTAATGGAATCCTccttaatatttaaaaaaaattgtagaTAATAAAAAGCTCAGCCTCGAGGAGCACACTTGGTTGAAATGGAAAGTCAACATGTTAAAGGAGATTTTGTAAGACATTATTGGTCATTGTTTTTAAAATTGGTCCAGTGGTAATAATTCCTTCTGTCTTGAATGGTTTTGATATTGTAGTCCTTCAGATAATAAGTTTGTTTATTCACTTGGAACCAGTTACTGGATGCTAAATTGACTGACATTTGAATTTCCCCAGCTTTTTTGAAAGTTTGCATAAATTTAGCTGTCCATTTCGATGCGCACATTATTGATCTGGTGTCTTTATACTCCAGTCATCCAACAGTGAGAGCAGCGGGATCAGCAGTCCAGAAGATGCAGTTGGGAGCTGCAGCAGTCAATGGACTGTGGACAGTCTGGGAGGTCCCACTGCTCCGGGGCCCTGCAGTCCCCTCAGCTCAGCTGACTCCTCAGAGTTGGCCGGTCCCACAAACCTGGTCTCCTACCACCAGATCAACCGTATCCTTCGGGAGGCCCATTTTCAGAGCCTACAGAGCCGAGGCCAGCTCAGAGACACATGATGGCCCGTTGCCGAGCACGCCTCCACCGGTCACCTGAGGACTCGACTCCTAAAgcatgcccagagcatcacatggTGAATTGCATCGTTTGGCTGTACCCCGCCCATCTACAGTTCTCATGATAATTTCAttgctctgttttctctctatcTGTGAATGAAGACTGGTCTCTAGTCTAGTATCTGGAACTGGTTCATCATTAGATTAAAACAAAGCGATAAACATTTTAGCAATAATAACTGTGTGATCCACCTGGAACTTTTTTGTGATTCTTGTTCTCTGACCAGTTTGGTTTACATACTGCTCAAAGAGCCTCATTAGTGATCAATTTTTTTTATCATGAGTGGTTTTATAAAAGCATCTGCAAAATGAAATTGAAAATGAAAACCAATAGCAACCGGGCTTTACTGAAATGCAACCAAACACTGTTTGTAAGGCAGGTCCGTATGACTTGTTTATTCTCCTTACGGTGTCACTGGTGGAAAACCTTAGCTTTCTTTAAGCACATAGATCTGTCATAGGGCGAATGTGTCCTTAGAATGTCTATGTGCTTTCATATTGTTACAGGGCTAGCTTTTTAGGTTTTAGAAACTCCTTGAATTGTTAGTAGCATTCGCTTAAATGGATGGGTCTTTCATGCGATAAGTGAACGAGGATGAACATGTCCATTTGTTTGTGGTGTGCCCAGCATGTAAAATGCAGATGGTTTAAGACTATCCTGAGAGGTCAACACATTCCCCTTTGCTTGGAATATGACTCAAGCCACTAAGATGCTCTGGTTGCAGGCAGGTATCGATTCCTGCTAGTGTAGACCCATTTGGTTGCCCTACGACCGACCATGTGCACTGAACATCCAGGCATAAGCACCGGCCACAGAGCTGTGCATCCCTTCTCCTCTTACAGCGGGATTGGTTTCATTGATGACTCCTTATCTGGAGAGCAAGCCCGACTGTTCTTATTTTTCAAGACTGTGTTTGGTGTGTAATCAGAGATGAAAGCATTTTaaagatgtggattatttttatgATGATATATTTTGTATCTAGGATCGTACTTGACAATTACCTGccatctaatttttttttttttttgtaaattcgcCTTCatttgaaaaattaaaaaaaaatcaaggaagTGTTGCTTGATATTATTCCTAACAAATTTAAGTTGGCCTAGTTGGCATTCATCCCTGCTTTTCGGTGAAGACAATTATTGGGTTTACCGATCTTTTGTAGTGACTACAATTACATGCATACACAGGAATTCCTTCCATCCCCACATTTTCCTCTTCCTCCAGTTGGATGGTAATGAATGACTCCCCGTGCGGAGGCCATCATTAATGAGATATGACCTGTGTCTGAGGGGAAAGCAGTGAAAGGTTCCTTTAATTAGCACACTACATGTCCTTGTCTTGTCATAGACACAGTAACAGATTACATACATTAATGCGCCGCATATAACCATGGCCACTTGCCTTCAACTGTAGGCCCTCATTACTAGCCCCCTTTGAATCCCCATACACACACTGCTAAATTTGAGATGAAGGATGGGCCAATGATAAACTATGATTAGTAATTTCTGCTGTGACGGCTAGTTCTCCCTTCTCAGGGGCGCAGGCCTTCTCATTACCTCTGGAAATTCCACCAGACACAAAGAGACAGCGTTTAGAGAGCAACGATAAGTATCTAGAAAAATCTTCTTTGTCAACCCCGTTCCCTGAGACGGATATTTTGCACAGGTCTTTGAGTCTAGTGAGCAAACATTTCCTTGGAGGCGCAGGCTTTTTAGTAATTTAAGCGGGCGAGAGTAGCTCGTATTGCTGCGGCTGAGGCGAATATCTGCAAACGCTTGACTCCCTAAGACAAATACCCAAAACTTctgtaaactactgataagacacgttagcccctagctaacgggtctgaccctttagccgagcggttagtgatgtcgccttgtggcgcggtacaccccgtatcgaatcccgcaccgggcaagaaaataaccggttacattggtgacagctgtgggatccggaagtgtgcagatccccggaagtctcttcggagcgcgggaataaaaaAGCGCGAGGGCCCGCTTCCGGGgaaggtgacgactgtaaactactaataacacacgttagtctcTAGCTAacagatctgaccctttagccgagcggttagtgatgccgcctcgTGGTtcagtacatcccgtatcgaatcccgcaccgggcaatacAATAACCGCTTACACTTCTCttttaagaaaataaatttcTTATTCGCCTTATGGAAATGACAGCCTCCTTCTAAAAAAGGGTTTCAATCGCTGCGTCCGGAGCAAGACTTCAGCCCGTTACGCTCAAAATTCACATTACATTATTCGTACTTGATTCAAAAATCCGTTACTTCCGGTAACGTGGGGCCAGCATGAGCGGGAACGCCGCGGGATCGGCGGAAGCGGACGGAAGAAACGGGAAGCGAAGCTGACAGCCAGAGGCGGAGAGGTCAAGAGAAGGAGCGGACGGTAAGTAGGTTGTGACGCGACACACGGAGTAAAgcccgacaacaacaacaacaaaacaaaaaaccctccgCGATCAGCTGCTGTCGGTGGAGGAGCCGCCGTTTAAGGCGCGCGTCGTGCTACGTTCTCGGTAGAGGTTTTCGGAAAAGAGCAGCAGATGGCAGCAGCACACTCGGGGAGTTCAAACGCGTGCGTCCTCCCATCCGAGAGATCCCGATCTGGATGTGTTGGGGGGACTCATCACGAATGCCGCTGGAATTAAATCGCaggatcaccaaaaaaaaaaaaagtggagcccGCGCTGACGATACCGATCTTTCAGGGGCGTTTTCATAAACACGGAGCACGTGCACGCCGGAACATGCGCGCGGGCGCGCGCGCGGGAGCGT
The nucleotide sequence above comes from Lampris incognitus isolate fLamInc1 chromosome 10, fLamInc1.hap2, whole genome shotgun sequence. Encoded proteins:
- the LOC130119059 gene encoding uncharacterized protein LOC130119059, giving the protein MLTENRKRQRAGVDEENGQLVPQAKRLSRAHPLSPELGRDAWDSESSNSESSGISSPEDAVGSCSSQWTVDSLGGPTAPGPCSPLSSADSSELAGPTNLVSYHQINRILREAHFQSLQSRGQLRDT